The following are from one region of the Cystobacter fuscus DSM 2262 genome:
- a CDS encoding LysR substrate-binding domain-containing protein, with the protein MRDLNDMFFFSEVVANGGFAPAGRVLRQSKSKLSRRVARLEERLGVRLIERSSRRFRVTDVGQAFYDHCQSVMAEVNRAEAVVAATQGEPHGTVRFNCPQGMMDTLGCHLVRFMERYPRVNLQVVATNRRVDLIAERIDLALRVSPSLDIDASFTVRKLTQSNCILVAAPVWADRLGDERNVEQLASLPTLSINEREGQDTWALLGPEQRTFTLHHMPRLSCGDCQAVLGAAIAGLGITLLPEALCGPALRSGQLVRVFPDWHTQEGILHLVFTSRRGLPPPVSALIEYLAEHVRNPFSMKMAS; encoded by the coding sequence ATGCGGGACTTGAATGACATGTTCTTCTTCTCCGAGGTGGTGGCGAACGGAGGCTTCGCGCCGGCGGGACGGGTGCTGCGGCAGTCCAAATCGAAGCTCAGCCGCCGGGTGGCACGGCTCGAGGAGCGCCTCGGGGTCCGGCTGATCGAACGCTCCTCGCGCCGCTTCCGCGTCACCGACGTCGGGCAGGCCTTCTACGACCACTGCCAGAGCGTGATGGCGGAGGTGAACCGGGCCGAGGCCGTGGTGGCCGCCACCCAGGGCGAGCCGCATGGAACGGTCCGGTTCAACTGTCCCCAGGGCATGATGGATACCCTGGGGTGCCATCTCGTCCGCTTCATGGAGCGCTACCCCCGAGTGAACCTGCAGGTGGTGGCCACCAACCGGCGGGTCGATCTCATCGCCGAGCGCATCGACCTCGCGCTGCGCGTGAGCCCCTCGCTCGACATCGACGCGTCATTCACCGTGCGCAAGCTCACCCAGAGCAACTGCATCCTCGTCGCGGCTCCGGTATGGGCCGACCGCCTCGGCGATGAGCGGAACGTGGAGCAACTGGCGTCGCTCCCCACCCTGAGCATCAACGAACGGGAAGGGCAGGACACCTGGGCGCTCCTTGGACCCGAGCAGCGGACCTTCACCCTCCACCACATGCCCCGCCTGTCGTGTGGGGATTGCCAGGCCGTCCTGGGAGCGGCGATCGCCGGGCTGGGGATCACCCTGTTGCCCGAAGCTCTCTGCGGCCCCGCCCTGCGCTCCGGCCAGCTCGTCCGGGTGTTTCCGGACTGGCACACCCAGGAAGGAATTCTCCACCTCGTCTTCACCAGCCGTCGGGGCCTTCCACCCCCGGTGTCCGCGTTGATCGAGTACCTGGCGGAGCATGTTCGAAATCCCTTCTCCATGAAGATGGCGTCCTGA
- a CDS encoding SDR family NAD(P)-dependent oxidoreductase: MSNKLQGKVAVVTGGSSGIGLAVARRFAAEGATVFITGRRQAELDAAVKLIGPSATGVRADASNLADLDRLYEVVKQKQASLDILVANAGGGEFAPLGSITEKHFDDTFATNVKGTLFTVQKALPLLRDGASVILTGSTAGIQGTPAFSVYSATKAAVRSFARNWILDLKDRRIRVNVISPGPIKTPGLHGLAPNEEAARALFEQMATTIPLGRLGDPDEVARTAVFLGSEDSSFVNGAELFVDGGAAQI; the protein is encoded by the coding sequence ATGAGCAACAAACTTCAGGGCAAGGTGGCGGTCGTGACGGGTGGGAGCTCGGGGATTGGCCTGGCCGTGGCCAGGAGGTTCGCGGCCGAGGGCGCCACCGTCTTCATCACCGGCCGCCGCCAGGCCGAGCTGGACGCCGCGGTGAAGTTGATCGGCCCCAGCGCCACGGGCGTCCGGGCCGATGCCTCGAACCTGGCCGATCTCGACCGCCTCTATGAGGTGGTGAAGCAGAAGCAGGCGTCCCTCGACATCCTCGTCGCCAACGCGGGCGGCGGCGAGTTCGCTCCCCTGGGCTCCATCACCGAGAAGCACTTCGACGACACCTTCGCCACCAACGTCAAGGGCACCCTGTTCACGGTGCAGAAGGCCCTGCCGCTGCTGCGCGACGGTGCCTCCGTCATCCTCACGGGCTCGACGGCGGGCATCCAGGGCACCCCGGCGTTCAGCGTCTACTCCGCCACCAAGGCCGCCGTGCGCAGCTTCGCCCGCAACTGGATCCTCGATTTGAAGGACCGCCGCATCCGCGTCAACGTGATCAGCCCGGGCCCCATCAAGACGCCCGGCCTGCATGGCCTCGCCCCGAATGAGGAGGCGGCGCGGGCGCTCTTCGAGCAGATGGCCACCACCATTCCCCTGGGCCGGCTGGGGGACCCCGACGAGGTCGCCCGGACCGCGGTGTTCCTCGGCTCGGAGGACAGCAGCTTCGTCAACGGCGCCGAGCTCTTCGTCGACGGTGGCGCGGCGCAGATTTGA
- a CDS encoding LysR substrate-binding domain-containing protein, producing MQDLNDLFFFSEVVANGGFASAGRVLRQPKSKLSRRVAQLEERLGVRLIERSSRRFRVTDVGQAFYDHCQNVMTEVKRAEAAVAATQGEPHGPVRFSCPLGLMEPLSGILARFMDRYPRVKLQVVATNRRVDLIAERIDVALRVRTSLDTDAALTVRKLARSRRILVASPTWAERLGGTQDVETLSSVPTLSATEQPGQDVWELIGPEQRTIAIRHEPRLACGDFQALREAALAGLGVSLLPDHTCALDLRSGRLVQVFPDWHAPDGTVHLVFTSRRGLPPPVSALIDYLAEHLRDALMLEAET from the coding sequence ATGCAGGACTTGAATGATCTGTTCTTCTTCTCCGAGGTGGTGGCGAACGGGGGCTTCGCGTCGGCCGGACGGGTGCTGCGGCAACCCAAGTCGAAGCTCAGCCGCCGGGTGGCGCAGTTGGAGGAACGGCTGGGGGTGCGGCTGATTGAACGGTCCTCGCGCCGCTTCCGCGTCACCGACGTCGGGCAGGCCTTCTACGACCACTGCCAGAACGTGATGACGGAGGTGAAGCGGGCCGAGGCGGCAGTGGCCGCGACCCAGGGCGAGCCCCATGGGCCAGTCCGGTTCAGCTGTCCCCTGGGGCTGATGGAGCCCCTCTCGGGCATCCTCGCGCGCTTCATGGACCGCTATCCGCGAGTGAAGCTGCAGGTGGTGGCCACCAACCGGCGGGTCGATCTCATCGCCGAGCGCATCGACGTCGCGCTCCGGGTACGCACCTCGCTCGACACCGACGCGGCGCTCACCGTGCGCAAGCTCGCCCGGAGCCGCCGCATCCTCGTCGCGAGCCCCACGTGGGCCGAGCGCCTGGGTGGCACACAGGACGTGGAGACACTTTCCTCGGTGCCTACCCTGAGCGCGACGGAGCAGCCCGGCCAGGACGTCTGGGAGCTCATCGGCCCCGAGCAGCGGACGATCGCCATCCGCCACGAGCCGCGGTTGGCCTGCGGGGATTTCCAGGCCCTGCGGGAGGCGGCGCTCGCCGGGCTGGGCGTGTCCCTGCTGCCTGACCATACCTGCGCGCTCGACCTGCGCTCCGGCCGGCTGGTCCAGGTGTTTCCGGACTGGCATGCCCCGGACGGAACGGTGCACCTCGTCTTCACCAGCCGCCGGGGTCTGCCGCCGCCCGTGAGCGCGTTGATCGATTATCTCGCCGAGCACCTTCGCGACGCGTTGATGCTGGAAGCGGAAACATGA
- a CDS encoding trimeric intracellular cation channel family protein yields MNLPLSQLGPALVWLNIIGIAVFAASGALAAARRQQNLVTFAFFAAITSTGGGTVRDLLLGAPVFWMHDSGAIAVSLAMAVLVWVTPSWLWRGKALDWFDAIGLAAYAVYGAAKARSLGIPALPAVVMGVVTACMGGIIRDVLAGEPSILLRPEIYVTAAALAAALYVGLGSLGVPMPLAAGIAATAGFVLRALAITRGLALPLYRG; encoded by the coding sequence ATGAACCTGCCCCTCTCCCAACTCGGCCCCGCGCTCGTCTGGCTCAACATCATCGGTATCGCGGTGTTCGCCGCCTCGGGCGCGCTCGCCGCTGCCCGGCGGCAACAGAACCTCGTCACGTTCGCCTTCTTCGCCGCCATCACCAGCACGGGCGGCGGCACCGTGAGGGATCTGCTCCTCGGCGCCCCCGTCTTCTGGATGCATGACTCGGGCGCGATCGCGGTCAGTCTGGCCATGGCGGTCCTGGTCTGGGTCACGCCCTCATGGCTGTGGCGGGGCAAGGCGCTCGACTGGTTCGACGCGATCGGCCTCGCCGCCTATGCCGTCTATGGCGCCGCCAAGGCTCGCAGCCTGGGCATCCCCGCCCTGCCCGCCGTGGTGATGGGCGTCGTCACCGCCTGCATGGGGGGCATCATCCGCGACGTGCTGGCGGGTGAGCCGTCCATCCTCCTGCGTCCGGAGATCTACGTCACCGCCGCCGCGCTCGCCGCCGCGCTGTACGTCGGGCTCGGCTCCCTGGGGGTCCCCATGCCCCTGGCCGCCGGCATCGCGGCCACCGCCGGCTTCGTCCTGCGGGCGCTCGCCATCACCCGGGGACTCGCCCTCCCCCTTTATCGAGGTTGA
- a CDS encoding MFS transporter — MRVLPRGWPSGGLWSHPDFLRLWGAQIVSAFGSRITRTALPILALLTLQATPTEVAILSALGVAPGLLVGLFMGGHVDRTARRPLLIGADLLRALLLLTLPLAAWLGVLSMPQLYLVAAAVGAATTLFQIADNSYLPTLVDKALLVEANARLEASESVAEAAGPGLAGVLVQWLTAPVAIGVDALSYVWSALWLGRIRTPEKPAAATGAHVSVLGDIVTGFRACLSHPLIRPVLIAEAVMYFFGGFFLALYMVFTLETLGLTPATVGLIIGVGGVGAFLGALLARPMLRRGLGPAMGFSLLVGQGANLLIPLAREAGAWSIPLLVLQQLLGDALLGAYVIHALSLRQWVMDSEVLGRANATFHVVTGLLLSLGALLAGPLVDVLGMGPTLWIGAGGGLLAVPLLLGGSPLTSRD; from the coding sequence GTGCGCGTCCTTCCACGTGGGTGGCCCTCCGGTGGGCTGTGGAGCCACCCGGACTTCCTGAGGCTGTGGGGCGCGCAGATCGTCAGCGCGTTTGGCAGCCGCATCACCCGCACCGCGCTGCCCATCCTCGCCCTGCTCACGCTCCAGGCGACGCCCACCGAGGTCGCCATCCTCTCGGCGCTCGGGGTCGCGCCCGGCCTGCTCGTGGGACTGTTCATGGGCGGGCACGTCGATCGGACCGCCAGACGGCCGCTGCTCATCGGCGCCGACCTCCTGCGCGCCCTGTTGCTCCTCACCCTGCCCCTGGCCGCGTGGCTCGGGGTCCTGTCGATGCCCCAGCTCTACCTCGTGGCGGCGGCGGTCGGAGCCGCCACGACGCTGTTCCAGATCGCCGACAACAGCTACCTACCCACGCTCGTGGACAAGGCCCTGCTGGTGGAGGCCAATGCCCGGCTGGAAGCCTCGGAGTCCGTCGCCGAGGCGGCCGGGCCCGGACTCGCGGGCGTGCTGGTGCAGTGGCTGACGGCGCCGGTGGCGATCGGGGTGGACGCGCTGTCGTATGTCTGGTCCGCCCTGTGGCTCGGCCGGATCCGCACCCCCGAAAAACCCGCGGCGGCCACCGGGGCACACGTGAGCGTGCTCGGCGACATCGTGACGGGCTTTCGCGCCTGCCTCTCCCATCCGTTGATCCGTCCGGTGTTGATCGCGGAGGCCGTCATGTACTTCTTCGGCGGCTTCTTCCTCGCGCTCTACATGGTCTTCACGCTGGAGACGCTGGGCCTGACGCCCGCCACCGTGGGCCTCATCATCGGCGTGGGAGGGGTGGGCGCCTTCCTGGGGGCGCTGCTCGCCCGGCCCATGCTGCGCCGGGGACTGGGCCCCGCGATGGGCTTCTCACTGCTGGTGGGACAAGGCGCGAACCTGCTGATTCCCCTCGCGCGGGAGGCAGGAGCGTGGAGCATCCCCCTGCTCGTCCTGCAGCAGTTGCTCGGGGATGCCCTGCTCGGCGCGTATGTGATTCACGCGCTCAGCCTGCGGCAGTGGGTCATGGACTCCGAGGTGCTGGGCCGCGCCAACGCGACCTTCCACGTGGTGACCGGACTGCTGCTGTCGCTGGGGGCGTTGCTGGCGGGACCCCTGGTGGACGTGCTCGGGATGGGGCCCACCCTGTGGATCGGCGCGGGGGGCGGCCTGCTCGCCGTCCCCCTGCTGCTGGGCGGGTCCCCGCTCACCTCGCGCGACTAG
- a CDS encoding glycerophosphodiester phosphodiesterase, whose product MHLHSTSRTSSRSSRRLSSVLPFALACTLAMTGCDPKPTPDDPTPVPDDRTPALADKLLVVGHRGASALRPEHTLASYRKAVEDGADIIEPDLVSTQDGVLVARHENEISGTTNVAEVAKFASRKTTKEIDGKPLTGWFTEDFTLAELKELRARERIPAVRPGNTPYNDQFEIPTLAEVIALAKELSQSTGRTIHLYPETKHPTYFQSINLPLEDKLIEALRADDFTRTTATIYIQSFEVANLKAIHAKIGTSQPNWKLVQLMEEASLKPYDFVIAKDARTYADLMTEAGMKEIATYANGVGPYKRSVLDVDATTGAFLKPTSLVRNAHAAKLLVHPYTFRPENSFLPAPLKVAGPDSTRNAEGAIKEIQAYLDAGIDGFFTDDPAVGRKAVDSYKR is encoded by the coding sequence GTGCACCTGCATTCCACCTCTCGCACTTCCTCGCGGTCCTCGCGCCGTCTGTCCTCCGTGCTGCCGTTCGCCCTGGCCTGCACGCTCGCGATGACGGGCTGCGACCCGAAGCCCACGCCCGATGATCCGACGCCCGTGCCCGATGACCGGACGCCCGCGCTCGCCGACAAGCTCCTCGTGGTGGGCCACCGTGGCGCCAGCGCCCTGCGCCCGGAGCACACGCTCGCCAGCTACCGCAAGGCCGTCGAGGACGGCGCGGACATCATCGAGCCGGATCTCGTGTCCACCCAGGACGGCGTGCTCGTGGCCCGTCACGAGAACGAGATCTCCGGCACCACCAACGTGGCCGAGGTGGCGAAGTTCGCCTCGCGCAAGACCACGAAGGAGATCGACGGCAAGCCGCTCACCGGGTGGTTCACCGAGGACTTCACCCTGGCGGAGCTCAAGGAGCTGCGCGCGCGGGAGCGGATTCCGGCGGTGCGCCCGGGCAACACCCCGTACAACGATCAGTTCGAAATCCCCACGCTCGCCGAGGTGATCGCGCTCGCCAAGGAGCTGTCCCAGAGCACTGGCCGCACCATCCACCTCTACCCGGAGACCAAGCACCCCACCTACTTCCAGTCCATCAACCTGCCGCTGGAGGACAAGCTCATCGAGGCGCTGCGCGCGGATGACTTCACCCGCACCACCGCCACCATCTACATCCAGTCCTTCGAGGTGGCCAACCTCAAGGCCATCCACGCGAAGATCGGCACCTCGCAGCCCAACTGGAAGCTCGTGCAGTTGATGGAGGAGGCGTCCTTGAAGCCCTACGACTTCGTCATCGCCAAGGACGCGCGCACCTACGCGGACCTGATGACCGAGGCGGGCATGAAGGAGATCGCCACCTACGCGAACGGTGTCGGGCCCTACAAGCGCAGCGTCCTCGACGTGGACGCCACGACGGGCGCCTTCCTGAAGCCCACCAGCCTGGTGCGCAACGCCCACGCCGCGAAGCTGCTCGTGCACCCCTACACCTTCCGTCCGGAGAACAGCTTCCTGCCCGCTCCGCTCAAGGTCGCGGGTCCGGACTCCACGCGCAACGCCGAGGGCGCCATCAAGGAGATCCAGGCGTACCTCGATGCCGGCATCGATGGCTTCTTCACCGATGACCCCGCCGTGGGCCGCAAGGCGGTGGATTCGTACAAGCGCTAG
- a CDS encoding acyltransferase family protein, with protein sequence MGERGVQGERTEDPSISGDLFCMRGFGIALVVLVHVLGVDDQHGVRKLFIPGRADLRITYDFIHSFNMAVMLIAAGVAVSAFGRVNRSLIGFLRKKLDKLVVPMLIWAPMLLLMQELSGGIPHGMWAWGELLARVPTAWFPVYAIFWFVHVLVWCTLLSWIFRRFAAPPLGRWASLVYLSAAIVMHAAVVAWVGPTPSVMGEYVSLVTYWNRFFGLGLFIQPALVGACQFLSRLSAPRQVLVSLGLAAALVAVYAGVPDYELVCVINGPLGFCLLISLSVFLGSRAREGGAVWKALRGRFATVGSISMLFYLFHIYFVSGTRMVLEHLSPGMPLVVHLVVGWTMGLLGPWAIYLLLKEHSLFRWSIGFAPRKAGPESSGEQPRPEPTPVSSGV encoded by the coding sequence ATGGGAGAGAGAGGCGTGCAGGGAGAGCGGACGGAGGACCCGTCGATTTCCGGTGATTTGTTCTGCATGCGAGGTTTTGGCATCGCACTGGTGGTCCTCGTGCACGTACTCGGCGTGGATGACCAGCACGGGGTGCGCAAGCTCTTCATCCCGGGACGGGCGGACCTGCGCATCACGTACGATTTCATCCATAGCTTCAATATGGCCGTGATGTTGATCGCGGCGGGCGTGGCCGTGAGCGCCTTCGGGAGGGTGAACCGGTCGCTCATCGGCTTCCTGCGCAAGAAGCTTGATAAGCTCGTCGTCCCGATGCTCATCTGGGCGCCCATGCTGCTGCTGATGCAGGAGCTGTCGGGGGGCATTCCCCATGGGATGTGGGCGTGGGGGGAGTTGCTCGCGCGCGTGCCCACGGCGTGGTTCCCCGTGTACGCCATCTTCTGGTTCGTGCACGTGCTGGTGTGGTGCACGCTGCTGAGCTGGATCTTCCGGCGCTTCGCCGCGCCGCCGCTCGGCCGCTGGGCCTCCCTGGTCTACCTGTCCGCCGCCATCGTGATGCATGCCGCCGTGGTGGCGTGGGTGGGTCCCACGCCGTCGGTGATGGGCGAGTACGTGTCCCTGGTGACGTACTGGAACCGCTTCTTCGGCCTGGGCCTCTTCATCCAGCCGGCCCTGGTGGGCGCCTGCCAATTCCTCTCACGGCTGTCCGCGCCGCGGCAGGTGCTGGTGTCCCTGGGGCTCGCCGCCGCGCTGGTGGCCGTGTACGCGGGGGTGCCGGATTACGAGCTGGTGTGCGTCATCAACGGGCCCCTGGGCTTCTGCCTGTTGATCTCGCTCTCGGTCTTCCTGGGTAGCCGGGCACGCGAGGGAGGCGCGGTGTGGAAGGCGCTGCGCGGGCGCTTCGCCACCGTGGGCTCCATCAGCATGCTCTTCTACCTCTTCCACATCTACTTCGTGTCGGGCACGCGCATGGTGCTCGAGCACCTGTCTCCGGGCATGCCGCTGGTGGTGCACCTCGTGGTGGGCTGGACGATGGGACTGCTTGGCCCCTGGGCCATCTACCTGCTGCTCAAGGAGCACTCGCTCTTCCGCTGGAGCATCGGCTTTGCCCCGCGCAAGGCCGGCCCGGAGTCCAGTGGCGAACAGCCGCGCCCCGAGCCCACCCCGGTGTCCTCGGGCGTCTGA